The following coding sequences are from one Sciurus carolinensis chromosome 11, mSciCar1.2, whole genome shotgun sequence window:
- the Tcn1 gene encoding transcobalamin-1 codes for MRCSYQLPLVGILLFLLIPSQLCKICEVSKEDLHLNLLLNTMINSKYTSETQPANVLLSLRLIGIHDQTQTQRLVQRVKNNVERKDSNLSSGQLAVIILALGACHSPDEIFTYDKHLLSHLENKFQGELENMKAHDGNPLTNFYQLGLDVLALCLFNGSYSATEVAEFFNHYKKNYYFGGQFSVDTGAMAVLALTCVNRSLTNEQIKADKNLKKIDELISFLVEKIMSEKKENGLIGNTFSTGVAMQALFVSSNYYNESEWDCQQTLDTILQEISQGVFNNPTAAAQILPPLMGRTYLDVEDCPYVSGLDTFNISNHVPESERSNSSSLIMVYYSVVINETYSINVTVPNGSVFLDVMKAAQKKNETTFGFTMEQSSWGPYITSVQGLYANNNKRTYWELLSDGKALSQGVGSYVVHEEENLEIRWSTY; via the exons ATGAGGTGTTCATACCAGCTGCCCTTAGTGGGGATcctattgtttcttcttattcCAAGCCAACTATGCAAGATCTGTG AGGTCAGTAAAGAAGACTTACATCTGAACCTTCTGTTGAATACAATGATCAATTCGAAATACACCAGTGAAACCCAACCTGCGAATGTTCTGTTGTCCCTCAGACTTATTGGGATTCATGACCAAACCCAAACCCAAAGGCTCGTCCAACGAGTCAAAAACAATGTGGAAAGGAAAG ATTCAAATTTAAGCTCGGGACAGCTTGCTGTGATTATACTGGCTTTGGGAGCATGTCATTCCCCTGATGAAATCTTTACATATGATAAGCATCTGCTCAGTCATCTAGAAAATAAATTCCAAGGAGAACTTGAAAATATGA aAGCACACGATGGCAATCCACTGACCAACTTCTACCAGCTTGGTCTGGACGTTTTGGCTTTGTGTCTCTTCAATGGGAGCTACTCGGCCACCGAAGTTGCTGAATTCTTCAATCAttataaaaaaaactattattttggTGGTCAGTTCTCAGTAG ATACTGGTGCGATGGCTGTCCTGGCTCTGACATGTGTGAACAGGAGTCTAACAAATGAGCAGATTAAGGCAgataagaatttaaagaaaattgatgAGCTTATAAGTTTCCTGGTAGAAAAGATTATgtctgagaaaaaagaaaatggtctcATTGGAAACACATTTAGTACAGGAGTAGCTATGCAG GCCCTCTTTGTGTCATCAAATTATTACAACGAAAGTGAATGGGATTGCCAACAAACTCTGGACACGATACTCCAGGAAATTTCTCAGGGAGTATTCAATAATCCAACTGCTGCAGCCCAGATCTTACCTCCCCTGATGGGAAGAACCTACTTGGATGTTGAAGACTGTCCTtatgtctctggtttag ATACATTCAACATCTCCAATCATGTGCCTGAGTCTGAAAGATCTAACTCATCCTCACTCATCATGGTTTATTACTCTGTGGTAATCAATGAAACATATTCTATCAACGTCACTGTGCCAAATGGTTCAGTCTTCCTAGATGTGATGAAAGCAGCTCAAAAGAAGAATGAGACGACATTTGG TTTCACAATGGAGCAGAGCTCATGGGGcccctacatcacttctgttcagGGTTTGTATGCCAACAATAACAAGAGAACGTACTGGGAACTTCTGAGTGATGGCAAAGCCCTGAGCCAAG gAGTTGGTAGCTATGTTGTTCATGAAGAGGAAAACTTGGAAATTCGATGGAGTACATACTGA